The following proteins are co-located in the Halarcobacter sp. genome:
- a CDS encoding TolC family protein yields the protein MKTYIISMVAATLLTSSLCATSLKDVVEQTIDANPDILSEKFNKDAYKKYVDEEKGDYYPTINFSGFLEDSKTRYNRDNQIADPTTEDKDGWNASITVDQIIYDGGVTPSEVEEYKHIYYGNKYRSTQRVEEILRGAIDSYMDLVMYQELMNLSENNLKLHDDYLVIAREKESISGETLESYQVNSKKHYITDRYLEQKQSQDEALNQYMKYTQRQTDGNICRPKINESIIPNTLEKILEIADKKNFKILEQIEKIKEQRENLEQASANYLPTLRFQWQSTWDNDLEEAENGRQDISRARLILDWNIFEGGKTYHATQREKLFLQEQQKVLDNIVNEVEEEVTTAYNSYFITKQRVENLKKYVNDNKNIRDVYLKQLQDGTRTFIDILDAESELYRSEISTLEQEMDMYAKYFDLLEKTGMLSETILKSGDQVCKAYVSKEYINPMKKPKNQQDEQLDEDLLNELGVETSSLDAEINKLINTSAETATDKKENNKKPITLPNGKYTINMATLDNKVEDIKSFKQKYNLLNNKSLYTYNMSLGTKVLYGSFDSLSEANQAITDLDNQGIDLKVYVDYMNKHKKLLEKYKNIN from the coding sequence ATGAAAACGTATATTATTAGCATGGTAGCAGCTACTTTATTGACCTCTTCATTGTGCGCGACTAGTTTAAAAGACGTTGTAGAACAAACTATAGATGCAAATCCTGATATTTTGTCAGAGAAGTTCAATAAAGATGCATACAAAAAATATGTTGACGAAGAAAAAGGTGATTATTATCCAACAATCAATTTCTCTGGCTTTCTAGAAGATTCAAAAACTAGATACAATAGAGATAATCAAATTGCAGATCCTACTACTGAAGATAAGGATGGTTGGAATGCTTCCATTACAGTTGATCAAATTATATATGATGGAGGGGTTACTCCAAGTGAGGTTGAAGAGTATAAGCATATCTATTATGGTAATAAATATAGAAGTACTCAAAGAGTTGAAGAGATTTTAAGGGGTGCTATTGATAGTTATATGGATTTAGTAATGTATCAAGAATTAATGAATCTTTCAGAAAATAATTTGAAACTTCATGATGATTATTTAGTAATTGCTAGAGAGAAAGAATCTATAAGTGGAGAGACTTTAGAGAGTTATCAAGTTAATTCTAAAAAACACTATATTACTGATAGATATTTAGAGCAAAAACAATCACAAGATGAAGCTTTAAATCAATATATGAAATACACACAAAGACAAACTGATGGGAATATTTGTAGACCAAAAATCAATGAATCTATTATTCCAAATACATTGGAAAAAATTCTTGAGATTGCAGATAAAAAGAATTTTAAAATATTAGAACAAATTGAAAAGATAAAAGAACAAAGAGAAAATCTTGAGCAAGCTTCTGCAAATTATTTACCTACATTAAGATTCCAATGGCAATCTACTTGGGATAATGATTTAGAAGAAGCAGAAAATGGTAGACAAGATATAAGTAGGGCAAGATTAATCTTAGATTGGAATATTTTTGAGGGTGGTAAAACTTATCATGCAACACAAAGAGAAAAATTATTTCTTCAAGAACAACAAAAAGTTTTAGATAATATAGTAAATGAAGTTGAAGAGGAAGTTACTACTGCATACAACTCTTATTTTATTACAAAACAAAGAGTTGAAAACCTAAAAAAATATGTTAATGATAATAAAAATATTAGAGATGTTTATTTAAAACAATTGCAAGATGGAACAAGAACATTTATAGATATTCTTGATGCAGAATCAGAACTTTATAGATCAGAAATTAGTACATTAGAGCAAGAGATGGATATGTATGCAAAATATTTTGATTTATTAGAAAAAACAGGAATGTTAAGTGAAACAATTTTAAAATCTGGTGATCAAGTTTGTAAAGCTTATGTATCAAAAGAGTACATCAACCCTATGAAAAAACCTAAAAATCAACAAGATGAGCAGTTAGATGAAGATTTATTAAATGAGTTAGGTGTTGAAACTAGTAGTTTAGATGCAGAGATAAACAAATTAATTAATACAAGTGCAGAAACAGCTACTGATAAAAAAGAAAATAATAAAAAGCCAATAACACTTCCTAATGGTAAATATACAATAAATATGGCAACTTTAGATAATAAAGTTGAGGATATTAAATCATTTAAACAAAAATATAACTTATTAAACAATAAATCTTTGTATACTTATAATATGAGTTTAGGAACTAAAGTGTTATATGGAAGTTTTGATAGTTTAAGTGAAGCTAATCAGGCAATAACAGATTTAGATAACCAAGGTATTGATTTAAAAGTATATGTTGATTATATGAATAAACATAAAAAACTTTTAGAAAAATATAAAAATATAAATTAA
- a CDS encoding response regulator transcription factor: protein MNIDYFKFLKTLNILYVEDEENIRNNIAKTLLLLVNNVITAPNGIVALKQLKNNHIDIVLSDISMPEMSGLELSKEIRKNNKTIPIILLTAHTDTNFLLEATRLRLIDYIVKPLDFNQLKEALMKASNEIYNSGNFSINFENNIYYDFSKKKLFMNSEEINITAKEIILLEFLYKNRKRVVPTIEIKNNVWEDDYEATDSALKGVLNKLRKKIGKDSIKNISGIGYQLNIN, encoded by the coding sequence ATGAATATTGACTATTTTAAATTTTTAAAAACTCTAAATATTTTATATGTAGAAGATGAAGAAAACATTAGAAACAATATTGCAAAGACACTCTTATTACTGGTTAATAATGTAATTACAGCACCAAATGGAATAGTTGCATTAAAGCAATTAAAAAATAATCATATTGATATAGTTTTAAGTGATATAAGTATGCCAGAGATGTCTGGCTTAGAACTATCTAAAGAGATAAGAAAAAATAACAAAACTATACCTATAATACTACTAACTGCACATACAGACACAAATTTTTTGCTTGAAGCTACAAGATTAAGACTTATTGATTATATTGTAAAACCACTTGATTTTAATCAGTTAAAAGAAGCATTAATGAAAGCTTCAAATGAAATTTATAACTCTGGAAATTTTTCTATTAATTTTGAAAACAATATATATTATGATTTTTCTAAAAAGAAGCTATTCATGAATTCTGAAGAGATAAATATTACGGCAAAAGAGATTATACTTCTTGAATTTTTATATAAAAATAGAAAAAGAGTCGTTCCAACTATTGAAATTAAAAACAATGTCTGGGAAGATGATTATGAAGCTACAGATTCTGCTTTAAAGGGAGTATTAAATAAATTAAGAAAAAAGATTGGGAAAGATTCTATAAAAAACATTTCTGGTATTGGTTATCAACTTAATATAAATTAA
- a CDS encoding HAMP domain-containing sensor histidine kinase, translating to MKKLEEENLKLKNEIEELKNKISIEIERNRRNDKMLFQQSRMASMGEMIGNIAHQWRQPLMELSSITMELQAKLEIFGKISNQEILEAINKSNDITKYMSQTIDDFRNFFAKDKKRVQFKITEQISSAINIINSSLKQHNIKLEIIVMKNSFITGFKNEYSQVIINILSNAKDELVNRDIKEPKITLRIAEKDNNSVVEIEDNAGGVGIEPIQKIFEPFYTKNKVNGTGVGLFMSKLIIENNMNGRLFVKNGEKGAKFIIVVPKSLDN from the coding sequence TTGAAAAAACTAGAAGAAGAGAATCTTAAATTAAAAAATGAGATAGAAGAACTTAAAAATAAAATTTCTATTGAGATTGAAAGAAATAGAAGAAATGATAAAATGCTTTTTCAACAAAGCAGAATGGCTTCAATGGGAGAGATGATAGGAAATATTGCTCACCAATGGAGACAACCTTTAATGGAGTTATCATCAATAACTATGGAACTTCAAGCAAAATTAGAAATCTTTGGAAAAATATCAAATCAAGAAATACTTGAAGCAATAAATAAATCAAATGATATTACAAAATATATGTCTCAAACTATTGATGATTTTCGAAACTTCTTTGCAAAAGATAAAAAAAGAGTTCAGTTTAAAATTACTGAGCAAATAAGTTCAGCAATAAATATAATCAATTCTTCTTTGAAGCAACATAATATAAAGTTAGAAATAATTGTTATGAAAAACTCTTTTATAACAGGCTTTAAAAATGAGTATTCACAAGTTATTATAAATATTTTATCAAATGCAAAAGATGAGTTAGTAAATAGAGATATTAAAGAACCTAAAATTACTTTGCGTATTGCAGAAAAAGATAATAATAGTGTTGTTGAAATAGAAGATAATGCAGGTGGAGTAGGAATAGAACCTATTCAAAAGATTTTTGAGCCTTTTTATACAAAAAATAAAGTTAATGGGACAGGAGTAGGGCTATTTATGTCAAAACTCATAATTGAAAATAATATGAATGGAAGACTTTTTGTTAAAAATGGTGAAAAGGGTGCTAAATTTATTATAGTGGTACCTAAAAGTTTAGATAATTAA